The Papio anubis isolate 15944 chromosome 1, Panubis1.0, whole genome shotgun sequence genome window below encodes:
- the LOC101017778 gene encoding late cornified envelope protein 3A, whose translation MFCQQNQQQYQPPPKCPVKSPAQCLPPASSGCAPSSGGCGPSSEGGCCLSHHRCHRSHRCRRQSSNSCDRGSGQQGGGSSCGHSSGGCC comes from the coding sequence ATGTTCTGCCAGCAGAACCAGCAGCAGTACCAGCCTCCGCCCAAGTGCCCTGTAAAGAGCCCAGCACAGTGTCTGCCTCCAGCTTCCTCTGGCTGTGCCCCAAGCTCTGGGGGCTGTGGCCCCAGCTCCGAGGGTGGCTGCTGTCTGAGTCACCACAGATGCCACAGGTCCCACCGTTGCCGGCGCCAGAGCTCCAACTCCTGTGACAGGGGAAGTGGTCAGCAAGGCGGGGGCTCCAGCTGTggtcacagttctgggggctgctGCTGA